The nucleotide window TTGGTCCCCGggcgctgtaaatggctgcccactgctcccttgagggatgggtcaAAAGCACAAAATGAATTTTGCCACATGCACgtgtatgtgcatgtgacaataaagtacctttaaccctcctgttgtcctcgggtcaaatttgacccctttaaaaaatgtctatatctgaaatgtgggtttctttttaaccaaacgaccacaaaaaaatggattggattccatacaacgctctttgcaaatacaatagtGAATACaatttcattcctgactaaactcatctgtacggtcctctgatcttaactattagtcaaaataattaaaaatctttgcttttttttcactcAAATGAGACCACTAGACTTTGGACATCACAACACTGCActaagggcaacctgcacaattggttcatttacattttagcatacatttagcatattatttaggCAGTTACAcgttttgttttcccatcctgtatatatttaaatatttgttcttatattttattcttatattttattcctgttattatttgtattactatttcatatactgtatgtacgtATATGTTTTcttagtatctcatttatatttatattatgtgttgtgtgactaatgtatgtgtgctgctgtaacaccgtaatttcccattttttgggatcaataaatacaaacaaatatctatctatctatctatctatctatctatctatctatctatctatctatctatctatctatctatgtgtaattctatataaatgacggttattgaccatgaattccaaaaagtagtgtaaaactagtaaggtggttttagtgaaaacaaacaaaaaaagtcagaaaaagggacaaaactgtcaaatctttgtccgtttttgacccgcgaggacaacagaagggttaaaaAATCCTTGTTATTGATGGTAAAATGAATCCCAATAATTTGCTGAAGAATAATTACCAGTGACCCTTTATGTGAAGCAACTCGTGACCTTTTGTCACAGGCTTCATGTCTTCAGATTGCTGCTTTCCATTGAAAACCatgtattttcaaaatgtcaacttttcaTGAAATCAaaaatttttgacatgttatacagtgttatgattgactaatacatacagtagaaaaacattttcaaccTGTAGAGGAGCATTTAATCCTTTAGTTTTCACTGAGGAGTGACAAAAGTGATGTAtcttaaaaatgtcatgttCAATTTAAATAGCTTTTAGATGCCTTAGATTACccaatatttcagaaaaaaaggatattttataaaaatcaGAAACACACCTAGATTGGTAAACATTGCTTACAGTACAcaatcattttaaattgtgCCAATTGCTGTGTGACTTTACAGTTTAGACATTTCACTGTTCATAAGCTCCAAACCGTTTTATTTATcctgtctcttttttatattcaattcaattcaattttatttatagtatcaattcataacaagagttatctcaagacactttacagatagagtaggtctagaccatactctataatttaccaggacccaacagttctggtTGTTCCCtgcagagcaagcaacagtgcaacagtggcgaggaaaatatgtatataataaatataattccTCTCCTTGATTGACAGATGGTAGAAACAGAAAGGAAAAGTGGGATGAAATGCAACAAAGATCTCCGTGCAAATCAAACTAGAGATGTTACAGTTGCATGCAATGTGCATTTAAACCTGCTATCGGGATACAAATATCACtttaatgacacaaaaaaagaaatgtctaaaTATGGTATACTGTTTATTCTGGTGTAGAGCATGCACATAAGCTCTGCATCTATTGACTAAGCCGGAGCCTCACAGCCTGTCGTTTTCTGGCAGACTAAACTTCCAGGGCAGATGGCGGTCAAAGATGCCCTCTGAACATCATGAGACCCACAGAAGCGGCACTAATGGAGCGCATGGTCTGGTGGCCTATTGTCTGAGCCAACTGTTATTGTAGCCTGAGGTGCTGGGACTTGGCTCCCTACTGCACAATAGCCGAGTCATTTAGCATTGGGTGGTCATTTTAGAAATAGAGGAAATCACTTTTGCAGTCATTATCTCAGTCTATTATACCCAGAGTATGCATTATGACTTTATTGTGAGGTAACTTAAATAAAAGTTTTCAGTTATTATAACCATAATAGACATGGGTTATATAGACATTTTCTTGTATCTGACAGATGTTGCATCAcaataaattcaattcaatttcagttcaattttGAGTTcgtaacaagagttatctcaagacactttacagatagagcaggtctagacaacactctataatttacacgacccaacagttctagtagttccctccagagcaagcaacagtgcgacagtggcgaggaaaaactccttataggaagaaacctgggacagagccagactcttggtaggtggtgtctgacggtgctggttggggttgaaatgaagagtggcaataacagtcacagtaaaagataatggaacaatgactagaaatagtagattgtagtagttcatggcatagcagggcactgcacggcattacaaggcacagcagagcgtagcagggcatcgcaggacgtgtagcaggaccacggcgacagctgcaaccatgatctTGGActctccctgatccaaggaaacatgctgcgGGAAAAAGGACacaaggactccggggaatgactccccagagctaggttagtaacagggaTTTCTGGGAcgtggatgcacacaaatggagtTCAGTGTGTTCAAGGATTTCACCCAGCAGTCTTAAACTGTCACAGCATAACTATGAGAGACAGGTTAAAGAGAAGAGGCTGGTCAGGttgtactgccctgcctctctctagttttatcatattattgattatatggtgaATTAATCTGATGACTCTGAAGAGCAGCAGAGAAGAAAAGGGGTGCCATGTCTGCGGCGAAACGttaaatgttaattaataaaatgcTGTATATTGTTAGATAGAAGGCTTAAAGAACTTGTTCTTTAAGAGAGTCAAGTAGAAAATGCAATGCAGTTTCTGCACTGCTCTAAAATTGCTGTACCTGGAAAATTGCTCTGGAATTTGATGCTTACCTGGAGGGAGCTTTTGTGAACGTACTGTAGGGCTGAGATTGTGGGCACAAAGCATTTGtttgaggtttgtttttttctctattgtATGCCTCTGCTAGTAATTCAGAACCAGAAAATGTATTCCAAAACGCCATTGCCATTGTACAGTATTAAATGCAACCTTTTCTGTTTTGcaactcattttaaaatgagcTGTACATTATTGACATCCTAAATTTGTGGGCAAGGACTAATTGCCTCTTGCTTATTTCTATAAATAATAGGCAGCAGTGATCAATGCTCACCAACAAAACCTACCTGCCCTGCAGCTGCTGaaaaataatttcatataaaCGCTCAAACTCAGTGGTATTTCCTGTTGAGCTGCCAGTATGTGATGGACATGCACAGTTTGGCCTCCTTTCTGGCTGTGACAGCCAATGTATACCCATAATTAGACAGAGTTATGGATTTGATATACCAATATGGGAACACTTCCTCATTAAATAGCGGATAATCTCAAGTTTGGCTGCAAGATGCGTGTCCCTGCAAACACAGCCTGCATCTAATTTGTCAAGGACTTCATTATCCAGCCGCTCTGTTAACTCTCTTAACTTGCATGTTTCCTTGatatcaacattttaaatgatctAAAATAAAATCCGGCTCAACCTTTAGGCATGTCTTAATACATCCTTCCCCATATGCAGTTTTTCCTCAAAAATCTCCTCCGCTTATTTATTATATCCTCAAATTTGCCAAGCCTTAAATCACATTTCTGCAGTGAGAGAAAATGGTTCTTAAATCTCTATTGCCCTCCAGTGTTTGCTAGACTGTATCACATCTCAATACTAGTAGTGTTTTTCATGTCTGTGTCAAAGTTCTTCATACATGCTTTAAAAACTCTCtctgaacaaattaaaaaagacaatagtCATGTAGACAAAACAAATAGTTATATGTCATTGTAAAAGACAAGATGAAAAGCTACATGGCTAATTGTACAGACTTCAAAAAAGTATCTTGGAAGAGGGTGTTAATTTGAAGTATCAAActgtcattgttttgtcatgtgATGTGAGTTCAGTGAGCTTAACAATGTCTGTAAAACCTTCGAGCTTGAGATTTCAGGTTAAAAGTGTATTCCTGTCCTTGTAAACAGCTGTTGCAGGAGGTCCACTTACTCGCTTGTTCTGGGTCCTTTGGCTGTATCCCACAGTCTTTTATAGAGTTTTCTTATTTGTGGTGAAAAAACATTCAAACCCTCCATTATTCTGTCTACGCTGGCTTAAAAGTTGAGGTTGATCTTCGAAACAGCATCAACTTTTACGACAGCATGGATAAGACGTACTGGAGGTGCTCAGTGGGTTGAAATCAAGGGGCACTGGCCCCACCATGACATTTCATTGACCTTGCACAGTCTTTTCTCACAGCAGACAGGCTGATAGGCTTTGACTGACCATAAGAGAAGCATAGGTGTTAGTAATTACATTTACAATAGCTCTCTTCTagtcaagtgtcccagtaagccatgTCACTGTCGGGTGAGccaccaggaccctgaaactaaatggaattcagccattaTTAATTTGATTATTTACACTAGTGCCTTTTCCtactgtaatgtaaaaaaaaaactaaaactggtATCATGCATGACagcttacttacttacttatttaaATGGAACACACAGCAATAGTTAGAGTTAATAGTATCAGCTGTGCTTTCCTGCTGGGGCAGGTAAAAGTGTATGCTGTGAGAAACAGCTGTCAGCTCAATAATAAATGTGAcagtcagaagaagaagaagaacagcaGATGAGAGATTCTCACTCCAGAAGGAAATGTTGCTTGCAGTTTCACAATGAGCTTTTTGGCAGAAGTAGCCACAAAAAATATGATCTTATCTCTAAAGCAAAAACACACTTCTACACACTACTTTGTCAtgcacacgccacacacacacacacacgcacatgaaACCCAATGAGTTCCAAGGAATGTTCTTCCCAGAAGTTCACTCcctaacaaaaacagaacttaATGTAAACCAGCATCTCGCTCAAAGCCTCTTCAAGACTCTACAGTTTGCTGCTCCTCACTCACCATGAAGGCAAGTAGATTTTACATTCAATAACAGggaaataacaaatacatttttcagattTCCACATATTTGATATACAATGTAACTGACATCTTAGAGAATTTTTTGCATTTATCTCAGTTACTCCTAAAACCCCTTCTTCCCCTGCATcttgtcttcttttctcttcatgTCTCGTGCTCTCCGTCTCTCTTCACTTCTTCAGAGCATTACTCTCATTTTAGCAGCCTTGCCATGGCAGCTACTCCTGTTCACTCCCAAAGGGTATATGGGTTTTTGCTTTCCTGTTTCAacgtttaaaacaaaatgtaaaacattatgAATGACACAAATATGCAATGATTGTTTGGTTTCATTTATTGAATCATTTGATATCAATTTCATTCCCAAGGTTTTGTGACCAGAGAGTTCATTGCCAGTGGGGGCCTTATGGCGATTGGTCAGATTGTGATGGCTGCACCAAATTACAGGttagaggatttttttttttgtattatgaaAAGGGAAGCTCAAATCAAGCAATCTGATTGGCCCATAGCTGTTATATAAACCACACAATTGCTATATGACCATGACGCTTGACAACATACTAAAAATCCTAAGTATCACTCTCTGTcggtgaaaaaaagtcaaagttagCCATATTctgcaattaaattaaaatctgctAATTAGTCTATATTTGTATGCTAAATTTAGAAAATGTATAgtctatatgtatgtatgtactgtatatacatgttGACAAAAACTTTAATTTGACCTCACAGAAATTAAACAGGGGTTTCTGTTCACGTCTAGCTGGTTTGTCACATTGCTATCTTTAGCGTTAAGCAAAATAAATAGTCTGTGCCATGCAGCTGCTAGTGTAGGCTGACATTACTGCACCGTGCTATGTGCAGCCTGCCAGCCCAGGAGGGCCTATTTTATTAAAGTAAACCTGcacatttattaataataataaaaaaaaaatcatgtggatgcgcagacagtgttgttgtcattacttagaattcctcatgggtgcgacagaaactatgcactatagctttaagtaacACTTTATGAACtgatgattttgttttatttatttgctttgtagtatacttttttcatatttgtttgtCACATTGGGGTCACAGACAAGAAGCCGAGCCATGGCTGTCTACGCTCAGTTCGGAGGGAATCCCTGCGATGGGGAGCGAACTCAGACCAGGTCCTGCGAAACCACACAAGGCTGCCCTCTAGAGGACGGATGTGGAAACCGATTTCGCTGTTTATCGGGTTAGAACTAAAGCTCTGTTCATTCCCATTATCATACTTGTAAATAAGATTCACTAAGCTGTCTGCCTGTGTTCTGACCCACAGGGAAGTGCATCAGCCAGTCTCTGCGGTGTAACGGAGATGAGGACTGTGAGGGGGATGGACTCGACGAACGTGGCTGTGACATAGACAAACACTTTGTCTGTGAAACCTCTGTTGTCCCTCCAAATATCGAACAACTAGGATTTGGGTGAGTGACAAATCCTTTGTGCACCCATTCTCGCATACACAAGGAGGTACCATGTGTTTACCATTGGGATACTGTCATTGCCTATGTAGGTATGATGTGGTGTCTGGGAAGTGGAGGGGCAGTGTCATCAACACAAAGAGCTTTGGGGGACAGTGTCGCACCATCTTCAGCGGTGTCCACAACACTCCCTACAGACTGCCCCTTAGCACTATCCAGTACAGCTTTATGGTTGGTCATTCTGGAAACACAGTTGTTACACTTGGTCACTTATTACTTTAAAGGTAGGCTACCCTGTGGAGTTTTGATTGTTCATGAACAGCTTTGTTAacattcaaaattcaaaaaacatcatGTTACAAAGTGGCATTTTTTCCACCATTAGCTATTCACAAACCTATGaattcacactgttgcttgctctggaggaaactactagagctgttgggtccttgtaaattctggagtgtggtctagacctactctatctgtaaagtgtctcaagataactcttgttatgaattgatactataaataaattgaattgaaattgaaagggTTACAGCAACTTGCAGCCTTCGTCATTTGCTCATGTAGCATTGTCTTTGTATTTTGTGATCTGGTTCAGCTTTAGAAACTACTGGTGTTGAAGATACTAGGTTAGTTGACCCAACCATCCACAAGGGTACCATTTACACCCTGTGTTAACATGTGATCTGTATCTGGAAATATCTGAGTAATGAATGCTGATCTGCATATTTGCATTTAAACCTGGTATTAATAAGCATTACCTCCATGAGTCTCAATATGCAAATCCATTAGACTTGTTAGAAAAAGCAGAGCATTCCAGAtgaaggaaaacaatgccatcCATTTCTAAATCCCTTTTCGCAGATGACCTATTCAACTTGCTGggaggttttgtttttgtaatgtatGTATTACACAATGATTTGGCAAGACCACTTCCAGATGTGCTCTGGTGAATGAAATCACATTCCTTTCTTAATGCtgataaacagacagacagtttgcATGTTTATTCCAGGTGTCTTTTGGTCCTCAAAACATTACTCTATAGCAACTCTAGAGGTCAAATACTCCACAGGATACCTTTAATAATTCAACATCTTAGTTTAATGCACGTTGCATGTGCGTTCTGTGCGCAAGTATTTCAAATTCTTaacatttgttgattttaattgttaatttaaCGTTGTGCTCTTTCAGGTCAAAGTTCAGAATGACTTCAGTGATGACACGTACAGCAGTAAATGGCACTATGCAAAGGACATCGTCAACAGAGAGAAAGTGACCGGGACCACAACAGGATATAgaaactatgactttcatgagaCACATGACAAGACTGAGGTATGGAGGAACCAGAGATTTTATCTCCAGGAAATCCCTGTGATAATGCATGCTGTTGGAAAAGGAAAATCCAACTAGAAAATGAAACTCACTCAGTGATTTTACTCCTTCCAGAACCGAAGGCTTTTGGTTTTAAAGAACGACGTAGAGGTAGCTCAGTTCCAGAGCAACTCTCATCTGTACCTCCCATTAGCGGAGGAGTTCTGGAAGGCGCTGATTAAACTCCCATCAGTCTACGACTACGCTGCCTACAGGAAGGTTATAGAGAGGTTTGGAACACATTACCTGTCTGAGGGAAGCCTCGGAGGCTCCTTTAACGTCATCGCCAAGATTGATCAAGAAACTGAAAGAAGGATGGGTGAGGATTCATAAATCATCAGCAGTTTCATGACAGGCCCaaatcaaagaaagaaaattattatattaaatattcatgatGGGACATTGGGGACATAGGGAACAAAGTACTTTAACCTCACATTCTGATGGTTCACATACGTATTTCTACTGATGGTCGCTGGTTCAGTAATATGTATGAACTTGGCAGTACAAAAATAGAATCGACCCAATTTCaggaaattaaattaattgttaTCGGaatgcatttgaaaatgtcaaatgtctgaAATACATTTCGCAAAAGCAAATAACTTACTCTATCATTTAATGTACTCTGCTTTTCTCAAACATGTGCATTAGactatttttaacacaaaatgaCACAACTAATTGTTTGCAGTCATGCAGAATTTTCCAAATCAACACtagattttaaatattaaaagggTAGATATATATTTACTAAAAGTATTGTAAGTATTTATTAGAAAGATTAGTGGTCATCCATAAAGCGCTGCCTCAATCCAGCTGTGAATTTCTGACACTgacttttgtttgtctttttcctttGACTTTCCCTTGTTTTCAAGTCAGCGAAACCACTGACTTCAATGAGTGTGAAAAGACCGAACGTTGGGTTCTCATATTCCCCATCACCCATGTGGACTGCAAGAAAGATCGTTACACAACATCATCCACTAGTAAAATGTTGATGTTAATATTACAAGCATACCAGCCTGTGAAAACACTTCACATTACTGAATCTTGTTGTCATCCTCTGCAAACCTTTAGGGGGTTATTCCAGGAATAATAATGTGCAAAAGGTGACAGTGCAGGGGGGAGGCCCCCAATACATCGCAGCCCTGCAACGCATGCAGCTCTCCGATCCGAGCAGAAACTGGGAAATGTACTCAAACTGGGCTGAGTCTGTCCGATCATTTCCAAAGGTCATAAAACAAAAGGTGAGCGGAAGGTAAAATGATTGCATCTTAGTGATATTGTATTAAATATCACAATACCTACATATCTCCCTTGTTTTGGCAGCTGCGTCCAGTGTCAGAGCTGGTGAAGGAGGTTCAGTGTGCTGGGGTGAAGAGGCTCTACCTTCGCAGGGCTATAGAACAGTACCTCACTGAGAGCGACTCGTGCCACTGCCGGCCCTGCAGAAACAATGGCATGGTTGTCATGGATGGAGATACATGCACGTGCATCTGTAAGCCTGGCACAAAAGGACCGGCCTGTGAGCTGGGAACTGAAGCCGAGGGTCAGCCGGGTGGGTGTTGAATTGCAGAAAGGGTTTTTATTGTCACTTTGGTGttggttaacccttgtgttgtcttcccgtcaaaattgaaaatcccaCTTTTACTGACGCTTTTCATCGATGTATTCaagtttttcttacgtttttgtcccttttttcaacacttctgacactctttttcaatgtttgtcacttaacactaacttattaacttcaatttcacagttatttttggaatttatggtcaatgaaactcatttataggaaattatgcctaatgtttgagttagaaaagcagaaattaggaattatttagactaaaattaaaggaatgtctgttgatggataatcacagactggaatatgtcaaattttactcaatactacATCAAAACCACATCAATTTATTTTCCAAacgctgtaaaattgaataaaacaccccaaaattaatgaaagcagagatttgtacttgccaaatagcgttgtgtggaatcaatcatgttattttgggtagttaaaaagaacgtttatttaggaaaatgggtcaatttgacctgaggacaacacgtAGTTTCATATGTTTAAAGAAATTATCTGACGTTTTTGGAAATAGGCTTTCGTGCTGAGGGTTATGTAAGAAGATTATTCTCATCCAACTCTcagtttaaaaatgcatttcacaaactatttctgtcttttttctggCCATAATTAATTGGCTTAATTAAGTCAAGCGTTAAAGGTAAAACAGCAGCGAACTAGAGAGTGAATGAAGAGAGGGAGCGCCAAACAAAGCAGTGAATCAGAGGAATTGAACATTATTTTCAGAATGATTCACGGCCGTTACTATgcaaaccacaaacaaacaccccCCGACCATGGTGGGAAGGTGCCACAttgatggatttttttgtgaatgcaATTCCTCAAAACGTCTGCGTGTGTCGGTTAAATTAAAAGCAGTGGGATGAGATTCCGAGGGTTGTGAAAAAGAAGCGGTACCTGGAAATGAGAACAGGCTGCACATCCTGCATGCTGTTttgggctggggggggggttacacgCCCACAAGAGCCCATAAACGTcccacacaataaaaaaaaggagaaaatacaggCATGGTCtctgcagaaacagacacctccacatacatttacataagtGATGATTGAGAGAGATTATTCATGTTTTAgtctatacattttttttaagttaacaaCTGCATATTATCCTATTAAGTCAATTTGTTTAGGTAGTAGGTTTATGCTCTAATAAtggtatttttttgttgcttttaccAGGCTAAATTAGCGAGTCACTCTTTATTGGATTATATCACATATACTGTTAAATATTTctcactttctccctcttttttttttttttacccgtTAAGGAGTGATCCACGGTAGTTGGGCCTGCTGGTCCGCCTGGTCAGCGTGCTCTAGGGGTCGAAGGTCAAGACGTCGTACCTGCTCTAATCCCACTCCTCAGAACGGGGGACAACACTGTATCGGAGAACCCACCGTGGCGTCAGACTGTGAAGACCAAGACCTGCAGTACTTAAAGTGAGAGATTCGAAGTTTTATTTTGCAGTTTGAATGTTTGTAACAAGCACCAGGAGTCATTGCATTGCATTTACAATAAGATGAAGTTACCCACTGGTTTTCATCAACGTGCAAGTTTACACCatcctatttttatttttctacagaACCATGGAGCCTCAGTGCTTTGACCTAACTCTCCCAGCAAGTCAGAAGTGTGGAACTCCACCCGTTCTCATCAACGGCTACATCCTGGTAAAGATAAAGCCAAACTTAAAGTTACCATACATTATAGAACAAGTTATTGCAATCATTTTTACAATCACACTAATTGATTTTACAGTATAGGGTCAGTCTCTATTACCTAGAAGGCCACAGTTCAGTGTTACTCCTTAAacaattgtctttgtctttacatcattcattcatatttcagT belongs to Etheostoma spectabile isolate EspeVRDwgs_2016 chromosome 5, UIUC_Espe_1.0, whole genome shotgun sequence and includes:
- the c7a gene encoding LOW QUALITY PROTEIN: complement component C7 (The sequence of the model RefSeq protein was modified relative to this genomic sequence to represent the inferred CDS: inserted 1 base in 1 codon), whose translation is MKSITLILAALPWQLLLFTPKGFCDQRVHCQWGPYGDWSDCDGCTKLQTRSRAMAVYAQFGGNPCDGERTQTRSCETTQGCPLEDGCGNRFRCLSGKCISQSLRCNGDEDCEGDGLDERGCDIDKHFVCETSVVPPNIEQLGFGYDVVSGKWRGSVINTKSFGGQCRTIFSGVHNTPYRLPLSTIQYSFMVKVQNDFSDDTYSSKWHYAKDIVNREKVTGTTTGYRNYDFHETHDKTENRRLLVLKNDVEVAQFQSNSHLYLPLAEEFWKALIKLPSVYDYAAYRKVIERFGTHYLSEGSLGGSFNVIAKIDQETERRMVSETTDFNECEKTERWVLIFPITHVDCKKDRYTTSSTRGYSRNNNVQKVTVQGGGPQYIAALQRMQLSDPSRNWEMYSNWAESVRSFPKVIKQKLRPVSELVKEVQCAGVKRLYLRRAIEQYLTESDSCHCRPCRNNGMVVMDGDTCTCICKPGTKGPACELGTEAEGQPGVIHGSWACWSAWSACSRGRRSRRRTCSNPTPQNGGQHCIGEPTVASDCEDQDLQYLKTMEPQCFDLTLPASQKCGTPPVLINGYILVPKDIYLVGSKVEYTCTAGYYLVGDSTLECKADLSWSPSPGLCAVSRCNIMALAKDVIASPLQQGYAIGDTVTLSCPAGRQLLGEATIICDPSLHFSPDPAGITCSPVSTXQQPSPSVQCKPWEKSSRGKCVCKMPFECSSSLEVCATALTNRKSVLLNVCKMHALQCIGKNYTIAEDSTCKWPERNTISCTNCHMWETCDDQTNECRCRDSADCLTPGLNVCVQVGEDATAASQTMSECEAGLQRCKGQKVSVVSILPCAA